A single Thermaerobacter sp. FW80 DNA region contains:
- the ligA gene encoding NAD-dependent DNA ligase LigA yields the protein MDVDEHRSNGGSGGSGKGAGDAARGEALAAARARAEELREQIRHHDYLYYVLDRPEIDDAAYDALMRELRQLEERFPEIVTPDSPTQRVGGRPAAPFARVEHAEPMLSLDNAFGREELEAFDERVRRAVGDAVAYVAELKIDGLSVALTYEEGRFVRGATRGDGEAGEDVTANLRTIRSLPLRLRDRERPVPRRVEIRGEVYMTFDAFRRLNQEQEARGLPPFANPRNAAAGSVRQLDPAVTASRSLNLWVYGLAGWEGDRAVAPRSQWEVLQALRQWGLPVNPHARRCTSLEELLAFIEEWSRRRHELPYLIDGIVIKVDDLAQQRRLGATARSPRWAIAYKFPAERARTRVRDILVSVGRTGALTPVAVLDPVLLAGTTVSRASLHNADYIREKDVRIGDLVVVHKAGEIIPEVVEVVKEARTGAERPFTMPERCPACGSPVVRVEGEAATRCPNAACPAQQLERIRHFASRDAMDIEGLGPAIIEQLVARGLVRDVADLYHLEAEPVAQLERMGPKSAANLIAAIDASRGRPLRRLLYGLGIRFVGERVAGLLARHFGTIDRLMAAGLEELTAVPEIGPRIAESVVTFFRDEHNRQLIRRLAEAGVRAAAGEPEPGSAPAGGVPVGGGAAGTGTGAAAAAGAVAGGSGQGVMGAAGDGAAGEGGRGAAAAVPPEVRARVAGKTFVFTGGLASMTRDEAEALVEALGGRATGSVSRKTDYVVAGEGAGSKLARARELGITVLDEAAFLRLVGRDPATGGEG from the coding sequence ATGGACGTGGACGAGCACCGGTCCAACGGCGGAAGCGGCGGGTCCGGCAAGGGCGCGGGCGATGCCGCCCGGGGGGAGGCCCTGGCGGCCGCCCGGGCGCGGGCCGAGGAACTGCGGGAGCAGATCCGCCACCACGACTACCTCTACTACGTGCTCGACCGGCCCGAGATCGACGACGCGGCCTACGACGCTCTGATGCGGGAGCTGCGCCAGCTGGAGGAGCGCTTCCCGGAGATCGTCACGCCGGATTCGCCCACCCAGCGGGTGGGCGGCCGGCCCGCGGCGCCCTTCGCCCGGGTGGAGCACGCCGAGCCCATGCTCAGCCTGGACAACGCCTTCGGCCGCGAGGAGCTGGAGGCCTTCGACGAGCGGGTGCGGCGGGCGGTGGGCGATGCCGTCGCCTACGTGGCCGAGCTGAAGATCGACGGGCTCTCCGTCGCCCTCACCTACGAGGAGGGCCGGTTCGTCCGCGGGGCGACCCGTGGCGACGGCGAGGCCGGCGAGGACGTGACGGCCAACCTGCGCACCATCCGCAGCCTGCCCCTGCGCCTGCGCGATCGCGAGCGGCCGGTGCCGCGGCGGGTCGAGATCCGCGGCGAGGTGTACATGACCTTCGACGCCTTCCGCCGGCTCAACCAGGAGCAGGAGGCGCGGGGCCTGCCCCCCTTCGCCAACCCGCGCAACGCCGCCGCGGGCTCCGTCCGCCAGCTGGATCCGGCGGTCACGGCCTCCCGCTCCCTGAACCTGTGGGTCTACGGCCTGGCGGGGTGGGAGGGCGACCGCGCGGTCGCGCCGCGCAGCCAGTGGGAGGTGCTCCAGGCCCTGCGGCAGTGGGGCCTGCCCGTCAATCCCCACGCCCGCCGCTGCACCAGCCTGGAGGAACTGCTGGCGTTCATCGAGGAGTGGTCCCGGCGGCGCCACGAGCTCCCCTATCTGATCGACGGCATCGTGATCAAGGTGGACGACCTGGCGCAGCAGCGGCGGCTGGGCGCCACCGCCCGCAGTCCGCGTTGGGCCATCGCCTACAAGTTCCCGGCGGAGCGGGCGCGGACGCGGGTGCGGGACATCCTGGTCAGCGTCGGCCGCACCGGCGCCCTGACCCCGGTGGCGGTGCTGGACCCGGTGCTGCTGGCGGGGACCACCGTCAGCCGCGCCAGCCTGCACAACGCGGACTACATCCGGGAGAAGGACGTGCGCATCGGCGACCTGGTGGTGGTCCACAAGGCGGGGGAGATCATCCCCGAGGTGGTGGAGGTGGTGAAGGAGGCCCGCACCGGGGCCGAGCGGCCCTTCACCATGCCGGAGCGCTGCCCCGCCTGCGGCAGCCCGGTGGTGCGGGTGGAGGGCGAGGCGGCCACCCGGTGCCCCAATGCCGCCTGCCCTGCCCAGCAGCTGGAGCGCATCCGCCACTTCGCCTCCCGGGACGCCATGGACATCGAGGGACTGGGGCCGGCGATCATCGAGCAGCTGGTGGCGCGGGGCCTGGTGCGGGACGTGGCGGACCTGTACCATCTGGAGGCGGAGCCCGTCGCCCAGCTCGAGCGCATGGGGCCCAAGTCCGCGGCCAACCTGATCGCCGCCATCGACGCCTCCCGCGGCCGGCCCCTGCGGCGCCTGCTGTACGGCCTGGGGATCCGGTTCGTCGGCGAGCGGGTGGCCGGCCTGCTGGCCCGCCACTTCGGCACCATCGACCGGTTGATGGCCGCGGGGCTTGAGGAGCTCACGGCGGTGCCCGAGATCGGTCCCCGCATCGCCGAGAGCGTGGTCACCTTCTTCCGGGATGAACACAACCGGCAGCTCATCCGGCGGCTGGCCGAGGCCGGGGTGCGGGCGGCGGCGGGCGAGCCCGAGCCCGGTAGCGCCCCCGCCGGCGGGGTGCCGGTTGGGGGCGGTGCGGCCGGCACGGGCACGGGCGCGGCCGCCGCTGCCGGCGCGGTCGCGGGCGGTTCGGGCCAGGGGGTTATGGGCGCGGCCGGTGACGGCGCGGCGGGGGAAGGCGGGCGCGGTGCCGCCGCGGCGGTGCCGCCGGAGGTGCGCGCCCGGGTCGCCGGCAAGACCTTCGTCTTTACCGGCGGGCTGGCCTCCATGACCCGGGACGAGGCCGAGGCGCTGGTGGAGGCCCTGGGCGGCCGCGCGACCGGCAGCGTCAGCCGCAAGACCGACTACGTGGTGGCCGGGGAGGGCGCGGGTTCCAAGCTGGCCCGGGCCCGGGAACTGGGCATTACGGTGCTGGACGAGGCGGCTTTCCTCCGCCTGGTGGGGCGCGACCCGGCGACGGGGGGCGAGGGCTGA
- the pcrA gene encoding DNA helicase PcrA: protein MADLLADLNPAQREAVTHPGGPVLVLAGAGSGKTRVLTRRVAYLLQQGVAPHQILAITFTNKAAREMRERVEQMVGAQARDMWIGTFHASCVRILRRDGHRVGYDRNFVILDEDDRRTVLREVLKERNLSETRYPPNAVGAMISAAKNQLLGPEAFAARHRDFYRQQVAAVYAAYQERLQKNGAMDFDDLLMQTVRLFEEAPDVLASYQRRFVHILVDEYQDTNHAQYRLLRLLAAGHRNLFVVGDPDQSVYRWRGADITNILRFEEDYPDARVVRLELNYRSTASILAAAQAVIEHNTQRKEKQLRSVHGEGARVVVFGAADEHDEAWFVAREMERLHDEGYEYGDMAVLYRTHAQSRVVEETLLRRGIPYRIVGGLKFYERKEVKDILAYLRLAVNPDDRISLRRVINVPRRGIGEVTLARLEAHLDRAGVGLLDALAQAEAIPGITRPQAAALAAFGEVIADLAALAQQRPAYDVIAFALDRTGYREMLEQERTPDARTRLENLEELLSVARDFERQRGPGDAPLVDFLAEVALVSDVDQLEEGARAVSLMTLHSAKGLEFDVVFITGMEEGVFPHSRSLDDPQELEEERRLCYVGMTRARQRLYLCFTRQRTLFGATRRQVPSRFLDEADARYLEWRGLLPGADEPAAEGGEVAGAPGGSGWPGGGARWGATGRFDRVGGAFGRDRHRGGPSAGAARNGRTRTAPDWGGREPGRTAGGTADGDGARRAEAALAGGEGFRPGERVVHPRFGEGTIVMRRGEGEDAEVTIAFPDAGLKTFIVRYANLRRA from the coding sequence TTGGCAGACTTGCTGGCGGATCTCAACCCGGCGCAGCGGGAGGCGGTGACCCATCCCGGGGGCCCCGTGCTGGTCCTGGCCGGGGCCGGGAGCGGCAAGACGCGGGTCCTCACCCGGCGGGTGGCCTACCTGCTGCAGCAGGGCGTGGCGCCCCACCAGATCCTGGCCATCACCTTCACCAACAAGGCGGCCCGGGAGATGCGGGAACGGGTGGAGCAGATGGTGGGGGCCCAGGCGCGGGACATGTGGATCGGCACCTTCCACGCCAGCTGCGTCCGCATCCTGCGGCGGGACGGCCACCGGGTCGGGTACGACCGGAACTTCGTCATCCTCGACGAGGACGACCGGCGCACCGTCCTGCGCGAGGTCCTCAAGGAGCGCAACCTCAGCGAGACCCGCTACCCGCCCAACGCCGTCGGGGCGATGATCTCCGCGGCGAAGAACCAGCTGCTGGGGCCGGAGGCGTTCGCCGCCCGGCACCGGGACTTCTACCGCCAGCAGGTGGCCGCCGTCTACGCCGCCTATCAGGAGCGGCTGCAGAAGAACGGGGCGATGGACTTCGACGACCTCTTGATGCAGACCGTGCGCCTGTTCGAAGAGGCGCCCGACGTGCTGGCCTCCTACCAGCGCCGGTTCGTCCACATCCTGGTCGACGAGTACCAGGACACCAACCACGCCCAGTACCGGCTGCTGCGCCTGCTGGCGGCGGGGCACCGCAACCTGTTCGTGGTGGGCGACCCGGACCAGAGCGTCTACCGCTGGCGCGGGGCGGACATCACCAACATCCTGCGCTTCGAGGAAGACTATCCCGATGCGCGGGTGGTGCGGCTGGAGCTGAACTACCGCTCCACGGCCTCCATCCTGGCGGCGGCCCAGGCGGTGATCGAGCACAACACCCAGCGCAAGGAGAAGCAGCTGCGCTCCGTCCACGGCGAGGGGGCGCGGGTGGTGGTCTTCGGCGCCGCCGACGAGCACGATGAGGCCTGGTTCGTCGCCCGGGAGATGGAGCGGCTCCACGACGAGGGGTACGAATACGGCGACATGGCGGTGCTCTACCGCACCCACGCCCAGTCGCGGGTGGTGGAGGAGACCCTGCTGCGCCGGGGCATCCCCTACCGGATCGTGGGCGGCCTGAAGTTCTACGAGCGCAAGGAGGTCAAGGACATCCTGGCCTACCTGCGCCTGGCGGTGAACCCGGACGACCGCATCAGCCTGCGGCGCGTGATCAACGTGCCGCGGCGCGGCATCGGGGAGGTCACCCTGGCGCGGCTGGAGGCCCATCTCGACCGGGCAGGGGTGGGCCTGCTGGACGCCCTGGCCCAGGCGGAGGCCATCCCCGGGATCACCCGCCCCCAGGCCGCGGCCCTTGCGGCCTTCGGCGAGGTGATCGCCGATCTCGCCGCCCTGGCGCAGCAGCGGCCGGCCTACGACGTCATCGCCTTCGCCCTGGACCGCACGGGCTACCGGGAGATGCTGGAGCAGGAGCGGACGCCGGACGCCCGGACGCGGCTGGAGAACCTGGAGGAGCTGCTCTCCGTGGCGCGCGACTTCGAGCGCCAGCGCGGTCCCGGCGACGCGCCGCTGGTGGACTTCCTGGCGGAGGTCGCCCTGGTCAGCGACGTCGACCAGCTGGAGGAGGGCGCCCGCGCCGTCTCCCTGATGACCCTCCACAGCGCCAAGGGCCTGGAGTTCGACGTGGTCTTCATCACGGGGATGGAGGAGGGGGTGTTCCCCCACAGCCGGTCGCTGGACGACCCCCAGGAGCTGGAGGAGGAACGGCGCCTCTGCTACGTCGGCATGACGCGGGCGCGCCAGCGGCTCTACCTGTGCTTCACCCGCCAGCGCACCCTGTTCGGCGCCACGCGGCGCCAGGTGCCCTCCCGCTTCCTGGACGAGGCCGACGCGCGGTACCTGGAGTGGCGGGGGTTGCTCCCCGGTGCGGACGAACCGGCCGCCGAGGGCGGCGAGGTCGCGGGGGCGCCGGGCGGGTCCGGCTGGCCCGGCGGCGGTGCCCGGTGGGGTGCGACGGGCCGGTTCGATCGCGTCGGCGGGGCGTTCGGCCGGGATCGCCACCGCGGCGGTCCGTCCGCGGGCGCCGCTCGCAACGGGCGCACCCGGACGGCGCCCGACTGGGGGGGACGGGAGCCGGGTCGCACCGCCGGCGGGACGGCTGACGGCGACGGCGCGCGCCGCGCCGAGGCCGCGCTCGCCGGAGGGGAGGGGTTCCGGCCGGGGGAGCGGGTCGTCCACCCGCGCTTCGGCGAGGGGACCATCGTGATGCGCCGCGGCGAGGGGGAGGACGCCGAGGTCACCATCGCGTTCCCCGACGCCGGGCTGAAGACCTTCATCGTCCGCTACGCCAATCTACGGCGCGCGTGA
- a CDS encoding ATP-binding protein yields MKPSGVVARYMAGVAAAGLLGLVILVVSTSAPPPALAVLLGGALLVAELYQVVSASGEAVSIGALVVLVSLWLLGPAVPMWAEVVGWCFAALWRRPPFLVTAFNVGQTILAVLTAAAIFRVSGGEWGQPLDGWDPIIPYLASAAGFGLVNTGLVAAALALYKRIPFRQQWQTYVIEDSWRLMVSWLLAVGVYVLFTRYDYPPGALAAFPFLALAHHFGTSIWTRSLRQRAVERFLRALHADPKALRRAEHLVRLVTEMAEGLEVRGRDLDNLRQAALLHEAGGPRPPGVGDGDPSPEQLVRHALVSAREVARIAVLEPVARILRHHHEHWDGTGGPDGLAGTVIPLASRILAVAEAYLFALQRWGDPEMAWEAVRSRAGSRYDPDAVAALARVRSVVGEFGEPLVTVAGELAAAADQLRRFVREEGRDAQGRPAAFHDDQLLRQAVGGVVALSHFARVINATLRPDEVAERVVDTFFEVLGGRVFWLVPASAPGVLRVGTLRNAPPGLVGRELGLHRPPFHRLVEERRTVVARLEPEQGPDWLLGGHRRWVLAVPLVARDQLLAAVAVVRDQPPPYSFADGGLIDVLASQAALSLDNARLFEQAQVRLQELTALKRFQDLILQQVGTGIVAADAAGTLTLANCTAVELLRRAGFPDDALQPPRPLGSDTPCDSMLLEQLAADDPLPPRLWEFATREGAPLLVTAQAFPLVGSEGERAGAIVLLRDVTQERELEMRARRSERLAAVGQLAAGAAHEIRNPLTAIKGFMQLIGRRVEGELAGYIDIVLQEIERIEGIVNDLLLLARPPKPRLRPVDVGALLRRLVDMVRMDEVARGCSVELRVVEPLPPVTADEAQLRQVFLNLMRNGLDAMPGGGVLRLRASHDPAAGTVLVEVEDRGTGMPPEHLNRIFDPFFSTKEGGTGLGLAVSYGIVRNHGGHIDVDSEVGRGTRMRVVLPVAGPRDEADGEGP; encoded by the coding sequence ATGAAACCCTCAGGGGTCGTGGCTCGCTACATGGCAGGCGTCGCGGCGGCGGGTCTTCTCGGACTGGTGATCCTCGTCGTCTCCACCAGTGCACCCCCTCCCGCACTGGCGGTGCTGCTGGGTGGCGCCCTGCTGGTGGCGGAGCTGTACCAGGTCGTTTCCGCGAGCGGCGAGGCCGTCTCGATCGGCGCCCTGGTGGTGCTGGTATCCCTGTGGCTGCTCGGCCCCGCGGTGCCGATGTGGGCGGAGGTCGTGGGTTGGTGCTTCGCCGCCTTGTGGCGGCGTCCGCCCTTCCTCGTCACCGCGTTCAATGTGGGTCAGACGATCCTGGCCGTGCTGACGGCGGCCGCCATCTTCCGCGTCAGCGGCGGCGAGTGGGGACAGCCCCTGGACGGATGGGACCCGATCATCCCGTACCTGGCGAGTGCCGCGGGCTTCGGCCTGGTCAACACGGGCTTGGTGGCGGCCGCCCTGGCTCTGTACAAGCGCATCCCGTTCCGTCAGCAGTGGCAGACCTACGTGATCGAGGACAGTTGGCGACTGATGGTCTCCTGGCTGCTTGCGGTGGGGGTGTACGTGCTCTTCACCCGGTACGACTACCCGCCCGGGGCCCTTGCCGCATTCCCCTTTCTCGCCCTGGCCCATCACTTCGGGACGTCGATCTGGACGCGGAGCCTCCGCCAACGAGCCGTGGAGCGATTCCTGCGCGCGCTGCACGCCGACCCGAAGGCGCTGCGTCGCGCCGAGCACCTCGTGCGCCTGGTGACGGAGATGGCCGAGGGCCTGGAGGTGCGGGGTCGCGATCTGGACAACCTGCGGCAGGCCGCCCTGTTGCACGAAGCAGGGGGACCGCGACCGCCCGGTGTGGGCGACGGCGATCCGTCGCCGGAACAGCTGGTGCGGCACGCCCTGGTGTCGGCGCGGGAGGTCGCCCGCATCGCGGTGCTGGAGCCGGTGGCGCGGATCCTGCGCCACCACCACGAGCACTGGGACGGCACCGGCGGTCCCGACGGACTGGCGGGAACCGTCATTCCCCTCGCCAGTCGCATCCTGGCGGTGGCCGAGGCCTACCTGTTCGCGCTGCAGCGCTGGGGGGACCCGGAGATGGCGTGGGAGGCGGTGCGGTCCCGCGCGGGCAGCCGGTACGATCCCGACGCCGTCGCCGCCCTGGCCAGGGTGCGGTCGGTGGTGGGCGAATTCGGAGAGCCCCTGGTGACCGTCGCCGGGGAGCTGGCCGCGGCCGCCGACCAGCTGCGCCGGTTCGTCCGGGAGGAGGGGCGCGACGCCCAGGGCCGGCCCGCCGCCTTCCACGACGACCAGCTGCTGCGGCAGGCGGTGGGCGGGGTCGTGGCCCTGTCCCACTTCGCGCGGGTGATCAACGCCACCCTGCGGCCCGACGAGGTGGCGGAGCGGGTCGTCGACACCTTCTTCGAGGTGCTCGGGGGCCGGGTCTTCTGGCTGGTGCCGGCCTCGGCCCCCGGCGTCCTGCGCGTCGGCACGCTGCGCAACGCGCCGCCCGGCCTGGTGGGGCGGGAGCTCGGCCTGCACCGGCCGCCCTTCCACCGCCTGGTGGAGGAACGCCGCACGGTGGTGGCGCGCCTCGAGCCGGAGCAGGGACCGGATTGGCTGCTGGGTGGTCACCGACGCTGGGTGCTGGCGGTGCCCCTGGTGGCCCGCGACCAGCTGCTGGCGGCGGTGGCGGTGGTGCGCGACCAGCCGCCACCCTACTCCTTCGCCGATGGGGGCCTGATCGACGTCCTCGCCAGCCAGGCCGCCTTGAGCCTGGACAACGCCCGCCTCTTCGAGCAGGCGCAGGTGCGGCTGCAGGAGTTGACCGCCCTCAAGCGCTTCCAGGACCTGATCCTCCAGCAGGTGGGGACCGGCATCGTGGCGGCCGACGCCGCAGGCACCCTGACGCTGGCCAACTGCACGGCGGTCGAGCTGTTGCGTCGCGCCGGCTTTCCCGACGACGCGCTGCAGCCGCCGCGTCCTTTGGGCAGTGACACCCCGTGTGATAGCATGCTGCTGGAGCAGCTGGCCGCGGACGATCCCCTGCCGCCCCGCCTGTGGGAGTTCGCGACGCGGGAGGGCGCGCCCCTCCTGGTCACGGCGCAGGCGTTCCCCCTGGTCGGTTCCGAGGGGGAGCGCGCCGGGGCCATCGTCCTCCTGCGCGACGTGACCCAGGAGCGGGAGCTGGAGATGCGGGCCCGACGCTCGGAGCGCCTCGCGGCGGTGGGGCAGCTGGCCGCCGGCGCGGCCCACGAGATCCGCAACCCCCTCACCGCCATCAAGGGCTTCATGCAGCTGATCGGGCGCCGGGTGGAGGGGGAGCTGGCGGGCTACATCGACATCGTCCTGCAGGAGATCGAGCGCATCGAGGGCATCGTCAACGACCTGCTGCTGCTGGCCCGCCCGCCCAAGCCGCGGCTGCGGCCGGTGGATGTGGGCGCCCTGCTGCGGCGACTGGTGGACATGGTCCGCATGGACGAGGTGGCCCGCGGGTGCTCCGTGGAACTGCGGGTCGTGGAACCGCTGCCGCCGGTGACCGCGGATGAGGCCCAGCTGCGCCAGGTCTTCCTCAACCTGATGCGCAACGGCCTGGACGCCATGCCGGGCGGCGGCGTCTTGCGGCTGCGGGCCTCCCACGACCCCGCGGCGGGGACCGTCCTGGTGGAGGTGGAGGACCGCGGGACGGGCATGCCGCCCGAGCACCTGAATCGCATCTTCGATCCCTTCTTCTCCACCAAGGAGGGCGGCACCGGCCTGGGGTTGGCCGTCAGCTACGGCATCGTCCGCAACCACGGGGGGCACATCGACGTCGACAGCGAGGTGGGCCGCGGCACGCGCATGCGGGTGGTGCTGCCGGTGGCGGGACCCCGGGACGAAGCCGACGGGGAGGGCCCGTGA
- the guaA gene encoding glutamine-hydrolyzing GMP synthase codes for MVGMEGEPSLVEPEERVVILDFGSQYGHLIARRVRELGVYSVVLPHHTPLAAILRHRPRGVILSGGPASVYEPGAPQCDPELWQAGVPVLGICYGMQLMVHQLGGRVVPAARREYGPATLHVDEPGRLLAGLGARVDVWMSHADRVEVLPPGFTVLAHTADAPYAAIEGGDGRWLGVQFHPEVAHTPRGRDILANFLFRVCGCRGGWSMADFVERAVTALRRRLDGARALCALSGGVDSAVAAALVHRAIGSRLVAVFVDTGLLREGEVEEVRSTFSGLGMDLRVVDARDRFLDALAGLVDPEAKRKAVGETFIRVFEEQARRLAAELGPIPYLVQGTTYPDVIESGGGAAATIKSHHNVGGLPPDLDFELVEPLRDLFKDEVREVGRRLGLPTALIERHPFPGPGLAIRTVGAVTAERLRRLRACDRIVREEIRRAGLEGSVWQAFAVLTGARTVGVMGDRRTYGEAVAVRVVASDDGMTADWVRLPHEVLDRIARRLVNEVEGVNRVVYDITSKPPATIEWE; via the coding sequence ATGGTCGGGATGGAAGGGGAGCCGTCTCTGGTGGAACCGGAAGAGCGCGTGGTGATCCTCGACTTCGGTTCGCAGTACGGTCACCTGATCGCCCGGCGGGTGCGGGAGCTCGGGGTGTACTCGGTGGTCCTGCCCCACCACACCCCCCTGGCTGCGATCCTCCGCCACCGCCCGCGGGGGGTGATCCTCTCCGGCGGTCCCGCCAGCGTCTACGAGCCGGGGGCACCGCAATGCGACCCCGAGCTCTGGCAGGCCGGGGTGCCGGTCCTCGGCATCTGCTACGGCATGCAGCTGATGGTCCACCAGCTCGGGGGCCGGGTCGTCCCGGCGGCACGGCGGGAGTACGGCCCCGCCACCCTCCACGTGGACGAACCCGGCCGCCTGCTGGCGGGCCTCGGCGCGCGGGTGGACGTCTGGATGAGCCACGCCGATCGGGTCGAGGTGCTGCCGCCCGGCTTCACCGTGTTGGCGCACACCGCGGATGCGCCCTACGCGGCCATCGAGGGGGGCGACGGGCGCTGGCTCGGCGTCCAGTTCCACCCCGAGGTCGCCCACACGCCGCGGGGCCGGGACATCCTGGCCAACTTCCTCTTCCGGGTCTGCGGCTGCCGGGGCGGCTGGTCCATGGCCGACTTCGTCGAGCGGGCCGTGACGGCCCTGCGGCGGCGGCTCGACGGGGCCCGTGCCCTGTGCGCGCTGAGCGGCGGCGTCGACTCGGCCGTGGCGGCCGCGCTGGTGCATCGCGCCATCGGCTCGCGGCTGGTCGCCGTGTTCGTCGACACCGGTCTCCTGCGGGAGGGCGAGGTCGAGGAGGTCCGATCCACCTTCTCCGGGCTCGGCATGGACCTGCGGGTGGTCGACGCGCGGGACCGGTTCCTCGATGCGCTCGCCGGCCTGGTCGACCCCGAGGCCAAGCGCAAGGCCGTGGGGGAGACCTTCATCCGCGTGTTCGAGGAACAGGCCCGACGCCTCGCCGCCGAGCTGGGGCCGATCCCCTACCTGGTCCAGGGGACGACCTATCCGGACGTGATCGAGAGCGGCGGCGGGGCGGCCGCCACCATCAAGAGCCACCACAACGTGGGCGGGTTGCCGCCCGACCTGGACTTCGAGCTGGTGGAACCGCTGCGCGACCTGTTCAAGGACGAGGTGCGGGAGGTCGGGCGCCGGCTCGGGCTGCCGACGGCCCTCATCGAGCGCCATCCCTTCCCGGGACCGGGGCTCGCCATCCGGACCGTGGGCGCCGTCACCGCCGAACGCCTCCGGCGCCTGCGGGCGTGCGACCGGATCGTGCGCGAGGAGATCCGCCGGGCAGGGCTGGAGGGCTCGGTCTGGCAGGCCTTCGCCGTCCTGACGGGGGCCCGCACGGTGGGGGTCATGGGCGATCGTCGCACCTACGGCGAGGCGGTCGCCGTGCGGGTGGTGGCCTCGGACGACGGGATGACCGCGGACTGGGTGCGGTTGCCCCACGAGGTGCTCGACCGCATCGCGCGCCGGCTGGTCAACGAGGTGGAGGGCGTCAACCGCGTGGTCTACGACATCACCTCCAAGCCCCCCGCCACCATCGAGTGGGAGTGA
- a CDS encoding ABC transporter ATP-binding protein — translation MSTTRRPLLEVRDLRTEFATDEGRFAAVDGVSFTIDRGETVGLVGESGSGKSVTSLSILRLVPSPPGRIAGGQILFEGQDLLRLSEARMRRIRGNRIAMIFQEPMTSLNPVYPVGAQIAESLRLHQRLPRREAFARAVELLRLVGIPDPETRARQYPHQMSGGMRQRVMIAMAVSCNPQLLIADEPTTALDVTVQAQILDLMKSLRRRTGTAILLITHDLGVIADMADRVLVMYAGKIVEVAGVDELFARPLHPYTEGLLASLPQLHRRRQRLHVIPGQVPNPARLPGGCRFHPRCPHASDLCRRQEPELRPAGAGRWVACWLREEDGAAAGGDAPGTPRGEVAG, via the coding sequence TTGAGCACCACCCGCCGGCCGTTGCTGGAGGTCCGCGACTTGCGCACCGAGTTCGCCACCGACGAGGGGCGCTTCGCCGCCGTCGACGGGGTGAGCTTCACCATCGACCGGGGCGAGACCGTGGGCCTGGTGGGCGAGTCGGGCTCGGGCAAGAGCGTGACCTCCCTCTCCATCCTGCGCCTGGTACCCTCGCCGCCGGGGCGAATCGCCGGCGGCCAGATCCTGTTCGAGGGGCAGGACCTGTTGCGCCTCAGCGAGGCCCGGATGCGGCGCATCCGGGGCAACCGGATCGCCATGATCTTTCAGGAGCCCATGACCTCACTGAACCCCGTGTACCCCGTGGGGGCCCAGATCGCCGAGTCCTTGCGGCTGCACCAGCGGCTGCCGCGCCGGGAGGCCTTCGCCCGGGCCGTGGAGCTGCTGCGCCTGGTGGGCATCCCCGACCCGGAGACGCGGGCGCGCCAGTATCCCCACCAGATGTCGGGCGGCATGCGGCAGCGGGTGATGATCGCCATGGCGGTCTCGTGCAACCCCCAGCTGCTCATCGCCGACGAGCCCACCACGGCCCTGGACGTCACGGTCCAGGCCCAGATCCTGGACCTGATGAAGTCCTTGCGGCGGCGCACGGGGACGGCCATCCTGCTGATCACCCACGACCTGGGCGTGATCGCCGACATGGCCGACCGGGTGCTGGTCATGTACGCGGGCAAGATCGTCGAGGTCGCCGGGGTGGACGAGCTGTTCGCCCGGCCCCTGCACCCCTACACCGAGGGCCTGCTGGCCTCGCTGCCCCAGCTCCACAGGCGGCGGCAGCGCCTGCACGTGATCCCCGGCCAGGTGCCCAACCCGGCCCGGCTGCCCGGCGGCTGCCGGTTCCACCCGCGCTGCCCGCACGCGAGCGATCTCTGCCGCCGGCAGGAGCCCGAGCTGCGTCCCGCCGGCGCCGGGCGCTGGGTTGCCTGCTGGTTGCGGGAAGAAGACGGGGCGGCGGCCGGCGGCGATGCACCGGGCACCCCGCGAGGGGAGGTGGCGGGATGA